A stretch of Lathyrus oleraceus cultivar Zhongwan6 chromosome 6, CAAS_Psat_ZW6_1.0, whole genome shotgun sequence DNA encodes these proteins:
- the LOC127098235 gene encoding protein JASON, with the protein MGCSFFACFGSSKHKKLTPNVQENGSSEPHQQSVVKPLPLLQVQVQVHSQSETLVSPSLQQLQDKTEEELSGGFKKKVTFDSNVKTYESVLPEKDAEGVLPEKDAEEGGKEESSAKATQSKSFSSEDSSVTSTGSYPSNHRYQNCRDSDEEDEEIDDWVDDLSDEDEDDGVREECDELGVELEEDDMAYSKSRVIDDVDHVFSEEVESPIPICEKDVEAIGFNPNARDRSGYVHPVLNPVENLSQWKAVKARRRPTLRPQKENYVCSNPESQVAFGVKEVSESDTPKKSNTEIAVDASLSNWLGASETTPVNKTTLHAGGSFGTHDRSSSHQGSNSVMSLEDRPILGALTEEEIKQFSATPSPRKSPCHSPDDMPIIGTVGSYWHFAEDSGSASSFKGIPNTTSKYREDRKVNWHTTPFETRLEKAMNRDDVSESC; encoded by the exons ttcaggttcaggttcaggttcacTCCCAAAGTGAAACCCTTGTTAGCCCTTCACTACAACAACTCCA gGATAAAACTGAAGAGGAACTAAGTGGTGGCTTTAAAAAGAAAGTGACTTTTGATTCCAATGTGAAAACATATGAATCTGTTTTGCCTGAGAAGGATGCTGAAGGTGTTTTGCCTGAGAAGGATGCTGAAGAAGGTGGAAAGGAAGAAAGTTCGGCTAAAGCAACTCAATCAAAGTCATTTTCTTCTGAAGATAGTTCTGTCACTTCAACTGGATCTTACCCTTCTAATCATAGGTACCAGAATTGCAGGGATAgtgatgaggaagatgaagaaaTTGATGACTGGGTTGATGATCTTAGTGATGAGGATGAGGATGATGGAGTTAGAGAAGAGTGTGATGAATTGGGTGTGGAGTTGGAAGAAGATGATATGGCTTATTCAAAGTCGAGGGTGATAGATGATGTTGATCATGTGTTTTCTGAGGAGGTGGAGAGTCCTATTCCTATTTGTGAAAAGGATGTGGAGGCTATTGGATTCAACCCTAATGCTAGAGACAGAAGTGGTTATGTTCATCCTGTGTTGAACCCGGTTGAAAATCTCTCTCAGTGGAAAGCTGTTAAGGCTAGAAGGAGACCAACATTAAGGCCTCAGAAAGAGAATTATGTTTGTTCCAACCCTGAATCACAGGTTGCATTTGGTGTTAAGGAAGTCTCAGAATCCGACACACCAAAGAAGTCGAACACGGAAATTGCAGTTGATGCTAGCCTTTCAAATTGGCTTGGTGCATCAGAGACTACACCGGTTAACAAGACTACTTTGCATGCTGGTGGTAGTTTTGGTACTCATGATAGGAGCAGCTCACATCAAGGATCAAATTCTGTGATGAGCCTCGAAGATAGGCCTATTTTAGGTGCTTTAACGGAGGAAGAGATTAAGCAATTCTCCGCCACCCCGTCCCCGAGAAAGTCTCCTTGTCATAGTCCAGATGATATGCCGATTATAGGAACAGTTGGGTCCTATTGGCATTTTGCTGAGGATTCTGGCTCAGCTTCGTCCTTTAAAGGAATTCCAAACACAACTAGCAAGTATAGAGAG GATAGGAAGGTGAATTGGCACACAACTCCATTTGAGACAAGGCTAGAGAAAGCAATGAATAGAGATGATGTTAGTGAGTCATGTTAA